In one window of Gymnogyps californianus isolate 813 chromosome 9, ASM1813914v2, whole genome shotgun sequence DNA:
- the MARS2 gene encoding methionine--tRNA ligase, mitochondrial gives MLRPPRRLPRSLRRAAATAAGPGRRLLLSTPIFYANGPPHIGHLYSALLADALHRYRGLRGAGPGRLSTGTDEHGLKIQQAAAAAGTSPPELCERISGLFHQALTRAAVSFTDFTRTSEPRHQRAVRHFWGALRDGGALYKGSYEGWYCTAEECFLPESQLAERRDAQGRPCKVSSETGHQVHWSKEENYMFRLSAFRDPLQKWLRDNPHAIAPDPFYQRVLRWLEEDLPDLSVSRERRRLQWGIPVPSDSTQTIYVWVDALVNYLSVVGYPETHGEWWPAAHHVVGKDILKFHAVYWPALLMAAGLAPPERIFVHSHWTVRGQKMSKSLGNVIDPFACTGQYTVDGFRYFLLRQGVPERDCDYYDEKVLKLVNSELADALGGLLNRSTALSINPSNTYPCFSESCFPKVLDYRETKGTGRASAEDYEFVASVASLPLQVASYFEDFQIYKALECIVLCVRQTNSFFQRHRPWKLDRKDPAEQLWLDTVIHVTLECLRVYGTLLQPVIPHTADKLLSRLAVEPEERGLSSLTFLPRYNGKPCPFEGRQLGPDTGVLFHRLEKSRQHQIETKKL, from the exons ATGTTGCGGCcaccccgccgcctcccgcgctcgctccgccgcgccgccgccaccgccgccgggcccggccgccgcctccTGCTCTCCACGCCCATTTTCTACGCTAACGGGCCGCCGCACATCGGGCACCTCTACTCCGCCCTGCTAGCCGACGCGCTGCACCGCTACCGTGGCCTCCGTGGTGCCGGCCCGGGCCGTCTCTCTACGG GAACCGATGAACACGGGCTGAAGATCCAGCAGGCCGCGGCCGCGGCAGGGACGTCGCCCCCGGAGCTCTGCGAGCGGATCTCGGGCCTCTTCCACCAGGCCTTGACCCGGGCCGCCGTCTCCTTCACTGACTTCACCCGCACCAGCGAGCCCCGCCACCAGCGAGCCGTGCGTCATTTTTGGGGTGCCCTCCGGGATGGCGGGGCACTCTACAAAGGGTCTTACGAGGGCTGGTACTGCACTGCCGAGGAGTGCTTCCTGCCCGAGAGCCAGCTCGCCGAGCGCCGGGACGCCCAGGGACGCCCGTGCAAGGTGTCATCGGAGACCGGCCATCAG GTGCACTGGAGCAAAGAGGAGAATTACATGTTCAGGCTTTCGGCGTTCCGGGATCCGTTGCAGAAGTGGCTCCGGGACAACCCACACGCCATTGCCCCTGACCCTTTCTACCAACGCGTGCTCCGTTGGCTGGAAGAGGACTTGCCAGATTTGTCCGTCTCTCGTGAGAGAAGGCGGCTGCAGTGGGGTATCCCTGTCCCCAGTGACTCAACACAAACTATTTACGTATGGGTAGATGCCTTGGTGAACTATCTGAGCGTGGTGGGCTACCCTGAGACACACGGGGAGTGGTGGCCTGCTGCGCACCACGTTGTGGGCAAGGACATCCTCAAGTTTCATGCTGTCTACTGGCCAGCACTGCTgatggcagcagggctggccccCCCCGAGCGAATCTTTGTGCACTCCCACTGGACTGTCCGTGGGCAGAAGATGTCCAAAAGCTTGGGCAACGTGATTGACCCCTTTGCTTGTACGGGACAGTACACAGTAGATGGATTTCGGTACTTCCTGCTAAGGCAGGGTGTACCCGAGCGGGATTGTGACTATTATGATGAGAAAGTTCTTAAGCTAGTGAATTCAGAACTGGCAGATGCGCTTGGGGGGCTTCTGAATCGGTCAACAGCCCTCAGCATTAATCCCAGCAACACTTACCCTTGTTTCTCAGAGTCTTGTTTTCCAAAGGTCTTGGATTACCGGGAGACAAAAGGCACGGGTAGGGCTTCTGCTGAAGACTATGAGTTCGTGGCATCTGTGGCTTCTCTGCCTCTGCAGGTGGCTAGTTATTTTGAAGATTTCCAGATCTACAAGGCTTTAGAATGCATTGTCCTGTGCGTAAGGCAGACCAACAGTTTCTTCCAGAGACACAGGCCTTGGAAACTCGACCGAAAAGACCCCGCAGAGCAGCTCTGGCTTGACACCGTCATCCACGTTACGCTGGAATGCCTGCGTGTCTATGGGACTCTCCTGCAGCCCGTGATCCCGCACACTGCAGacaagctgctttccaggctgGCTGTTGAGCCAGAAGAGAGAGGTCTCTCAAGTTTGACATTTCTGCCACGCTACAATGGGAAGCCATGTCCCTTTGAAGGGAGACAGCTTGGACCTGACACCGGCGTCTTATTTCACAGACTAGAGAAGTCGAGACAGCATCAGATAGAAACCAAGAAGCTCTAG